CCGTCTTCTCGACCAGCGTGCGGATATCCGCTTCGGCGCGTGCGTACGCAGCACCCTTGCCTACCAGGATCAGCGGGCGCTTGGCGCTCTTCAGCAGCGCGACGGCACGGTCGACCGAGTCCGGAGCAGGCAGCTGGCGCGGGGCCGGATCCACCACCTTGATCAGCGACTTGCGGCCCTTCTCGGCTTCCATCGACTGGCCCAGCAGCTTGGCCGGCAGGTCCAGGTACACACCGCCCGGGCGGCCCGACACGGCGGCACGGATGGCACGCGCGATCCCGACGCCGATGTCTTCGGCGTGCAGCACGCGGAAGGCAGCCTTGGCGTGCGGACGGGCGATGGCCAGCTGGTCCATCTCTTCGTAGTCACCCTGCTGCAGATCGACGATCTCGCGCTCGCTCGAGCCGCTGATCAGGATCATCGGGAAGCAGTTGGTGGTCGCATGCGCCAGCGCCGTGAGCCCGTTCAGGAACCCTGGCGCAGACACGGTCAGGCAAACGCCTGGCTTTTGCGTCAGAAAGCCGGCAATCGCTGCGGCGTTGCCTGCGTTCTGCTCGTGGCGGAAGCTGATGACGCGCATGCCGTTTGCCTGCGCCAGCCGAGCCAGGTCGGTGACCGGAATGCCGGGCAGGCCGTAGATGTTTTCGATGCCGTTCAGCTTCAGCGCGTCGATGACCAGATGAAAACCATCGGTTTGTGCCTGATGCTCTTCCGCGGCGTGACGCTGCAGCTCGTTTCCGACTTCTGCCATGGTTGCTTCCTTCTATGCAAATTGACTGGGGTTGGAATTCTTCTGTTTCAGGCTTCCGCGGTGGTGCTCTCGGCCCGCTTTGCTACGACTTCGGACATGCTTGGTCTCCTCGTTCGACTTGTGTTCGTGGTGCGCGGGGCTGTCCCCTTGCTTCAACCTTTGCCGGCGCATTCGACCGGTCTTGATGACATACGGTATGTGATATATCAGAACGACGCAAGAAGAATTTCCCCTGATTTCTCAAACTTTCGTCGTGCGGCGCAGCAATTTCGCAATCAACTGCTATTAAAGGAGCCTAACTCCTGAATTTCGCGATTCATGCGCTTGCGGCAAGAGATTGCCCGCCGATGTGCTGGCGTTAGGAGATTCAGGCATCCACCATTTAGATATATTACATACCAAAAAATTAGCGGCAATTCTGCCCGTTGAAGAGAATCGCTCCCCTCTCCCGCGCAGTGGGAGAGGGGTTGGGGGAGAAGGCGGGAGCGTCCACGAAGTGACGCGCTAGCATGCTTGACGAGCGCCGGCCCTCACCCCCGACCCCTCTCCCGCAGGCGGGAGAGGGGAGCAAACCGGCAGCAAATTGATGCTAACCGAAGCTAAATTCGCGCTGGCTTAAAGTTTTTTATCGAGTGCATTCACGACCGCTTATACATTACGGCACTCGCATGCATTGGCATTGGCAACGCAGGGAGCCCCCTGGCGAACGTCCGATGGTTCCCTGAGCGGCGGACCACCGCTCAGGCAGGGGCTTCCTCCAGCTGGCGCAGCAAGGCGTCCACACTGCCCTTGGCATCGCCGAACCACATGCGCGTGTTGTCCTTGTAGAACAGCGGGTTGTCCACGCCGGCATAGCCCGCCGCCATGCTGCGCTTGGACACCACCACCGTCTTGGCCTTCCACACCTCGAGCACCGGCATGCCGGCAATCGGACTGGCGGGATCTTCCAGCGCCCCCGGATTGACGATGTCGTTGGCGCCGACCACCAGCACCACGTCGGCCTTCTCGAAGTCGTCGTTGATCTCTTCCATTTCCAGCACGATGTCGTACGGCACGCGCGCCTCGGCCAGCAGCACGTTCATGTGCCCGGGCAAGCGGCCGGCCACCGGGTGGATGCCGAAGCGGACGTTGACGCCCTGTGCACGCAGCCGCCGCGCGATCTCGCTGATGGTGCCCTGCGCCTGCGCCACCGCCATGCCGTAGCCCGGCACGATGATGACCTCGTTGGCATCCTTGAGCAGGCCGCTGACTTCCTCGCTCGACACCGGCAGCACCTCGCCCTGCTCCGCCGCCGCACCCTGCGCCTGCACCGCGCCGAAGCCGCCCAGGATCACCGACAGGAACTTGCGGTTCATCGCCTTGCACATGATGTAGCTGAGGATGGCGCCGCTCGATCCCACCAGCGCGCCGGTGATGATCAGCAGGTCGTTGCCCAGCATGAAGCCGGTCGCCGCCGCCGCCCAGCCGGAGTAGCTGTTCAGCATCGACACCACCACCGGCATGTCGGCGCCGCCGATGGCCAGCACCAGGTGCGCGCCGACCAGCAGCGCGATCACCGTCATCGCGGCCAGCGGCACCAGCCCCTGCTGCGGATCGGGCGCGCTCAGAAAGCTGTAGCCCAGCCATATACAGACCAGCAGCGCACCGGCATTGAGCACATGGCGGCCCGGCAGCAGCATCGGCTTGCCGCCCATGGTGCCCTGCAGCTTGAGGAAGGCGATGATCGAGCCCGTGAACGTCACCGCGCCGATCAGGATGCCGAGGTAGGTCTCCACCTCGTGGATCACCTTCTCCGCGCCGGCGAGCGTGGTCGGCTCCAGGTAGCTGGCGTAGCCGACCAGCACCGCGGCCAGGCCGACGAAGCTGTGCAGCACCGCCACCAGCTGCGGCATCTGCGTCATTTCCACGCGCCTGGCCAGCACCGCGCCGGCGATGCCGCCCACCAGCATCGCGCCGATGATGATGGGGACGCCGTCGGGCGTGCCGGCCAGCACGGTGGTCACCACCGCGATCACCATGCCGGCGATGCCGAACAGGTTGCCGCGCCTGGCGGTGGCAGGATGGCTCAGCCCGCTCAGGCTGAGGATGAACAGCGCGCTGGCGCCAAGGTAAGCGATATTGCTGATTCCGGAAGGCATGGCTCGGTCTCCTTTGCCCTTGTATTCAGTCGCGCTGGAACATCTTCAGCATGCGCTGCGTGACCAGGAAGCCGCCGGCGATATTGATGGTCGCAACCAGCACCGCGCAGCCCGCGATCACCGCCGTCAGCAGCGACGGCTTGCCCAGCTGCACCAGCGCCCCCACCACGATGATCCCGCTGATGGCATTGGTCACGCTCATCAGCGGCGTATGCAGCGCGGCGGTGACGTTCCACACCACCTGGTAGCCGACGAAGATCGCCAGCACGAACACGGTGAAGTGCGCCATGAACGCGGGCGGCGCCACCGCCCCGAGGGCGAGCAGGGCAATCGCTGCAAGCGCCAGCGCGGCCAGCGTCATGCCGGTGCGCTGGCGCGGCGGGGTTGCTTCCACCTCCGCCGGCGGCGACGCGGCCGGCGCCTGCTGCTGCGGGATCGCCACCGTCAGCGGCGGCGGCGGCCAGGTCACCGCGCCCTGGTGCTGCACCGTGGCGCCGCGGATCATCTCGTCGTCCATGTTGACCACGAGCTGCCCGTCCTTGCCCGGCGTCAGCTCGGTCAGCAGGTGGCGGATATTGGTGGCGTAGAGCTGGCTCGACTGCGCCGCCATCCGGCTCGGCAGGTCGGTATAGCCGATGATCGTCACGCCGTCACGGCGCACGCTGTCGCCCGGCACGGTCAGCACGCAGTTGCCGCCCTGCTCGGCGGCCAGGTCCACCACCACGCTGCCGGCACGCATGAGCCCGACGGTCCCGGCTTCCAGCAGCTTCGGCGCCGGCTTGCCCGGAATCAGCGCGGTGGTGATGATGATGTCGACCTCGCGCGCCTGCTCGGCGAAGAGGCGCATTTCCGCCTCGATGAATGCGGGACTCATCTCCTTGGCGTAGCCGCCGCTGCCGCTGCCGTCCTCTTCGATCTCGACGGTCAGGAACTCGGCGCCCAGGCTCTCGATCTGCTGGCGCACCACCGGCCGCGTGTCGAAGGCGCGCACCACCGCGCCCAGGCTGCGCGCTGCACCGATTGCCGCCAGCCCCGCCACGCCAGCGCCGATCACCAGCACGCGCGCCGGCGGGATCTTGCCCGCGGCGGTGATCTGGCCGGCAAAGGGCCGGCCGAAGGCATGCGCGGCCTCGATCACCGCGCGGTAGCCCGCCATATTGGCCATCGAGCTGAGCGCATCCAGCTTCTGCGCGCGCGAGATGCGCGGCACGCAGTCCATCGCCAGCACGGTGGCGCCGCGCTGGGCCAGCCGCTCCAGCATCGGCATCTGCTGCGCCGGCCAGACAAAGCCGATCAGCGTGGCATGCTTCTTCAGCAGCGCCGCCTCTTCCACGCCCAGGCTGGGGTGGACCTGCGGCGGGCGCACCTTGACCACCACGTCGACCGAGGCCCACAGGCTCGCCGCATCGACGATGGCGGCGCCGGCGGCGCGGTAGTCGTCATCCGAGAACGAAGCCTCCTGGCCCGCGCCGGTCTCTACCACGACCTGGTAGCCGAGCTTGAGCAGTTCCTTGACCGAGTCCGGGGTGGCGGCAACGCGCCGCTCGCCCGGGTGGACCTCGCGGGGCACACCGATCGTCATTGGCATGGGTTTCACCACTTAGTGATATCCGTTTGTATGCCCGGGTCATTCCCGCGCAGGCAGGAATCCAGCGTCTTGCTAAAGCCACTGGGTCCCCGCCTTCGCGGGGACGACGGGCGGGAAGGCGTTGCGTGAAGCAGGCACCGTCAGCCGCGCACGTGGTTGACCAGCGCGCCGATGCCCGCGATCGACACCTCCACCACGGCGCCGTCCTTCATCGACCCCACGCCCAGCGAGGTGCCGACGGCAATCACGTCACCGGGCATCAGCGTCAGGTCCTGCGAAATGCGGCTGACCTGCTCTTCCGGCGAGAAGATCATGTCCGACAGCGGGTAGTTCTGCCGCTCCACCCCGTCGAGCCGCGTCACCACGCTGGCGGCGCGCCAGTCAAAGCCGGTGACGATGGCCGGGCCGATGCAGCCGAAGGTGTCGAAGCCCTTGGCGCGCGTCCATTGCGGGAAATTGGGATCGGCGGTGATCAGCTCGGCCGCGGTCACGTCGTTGACGATGGTGTAGCCGAAGATATGGTCGCCGGCTTCCGACACCGGCACATTGCGTGCCTTCTTGCCGATGACGATGCCAAGCTCGCCCTCGTAGACGATCTTGCCGTCGTAGCTCTTGGGGCGCTGCACCGCGTCGTTGGGGCCGGCCAGCGACGATGCCGGCTTGATCAGGAACAGCGGGTGCGTCGGCACCGGCTTTTCCAGCTTGCGCGCGAGCGCGTGGAAGTTGTTCCACAGCGCCACGACCTTGCCGGGCGCGCAGGGCGCGACCAGCGCCAGCGCCGCGAGTTCGTGCACGGCGCCGGTGGGCTCGGGATGGTTGAAACCGTCGCTGTCGTATTCGACCACGCGATTCTGGTCAGGGCCATCGAGACGGCCATGGCCGATGCCGCCGTCGGCGCGGCGAAAGCGTATCCAGGTTTGCACGGCAATGCTCCTTGCGCAGGCAAAGGCGGGCCTGCCTGCGCCGATATCGGTTGCAGGATCTTGTAAAGGGAAATGGGAGTGAGATCAGGGCTGGCGCGTCCGCCCGTCGTTCCCGCGCAGGCGGAAACCCAGTGACTTCAAGAGACGCTGGATTCCCGCCCACGTGCCCCGGAGGGGTATGCGCGGGAATGACATCGGTACACTCACACGCCCGCTCCCGGGCTACCGCCTCATACCGCGCCGGCCAGCTTCATCGCCGCGATCTGCGCGGGCGTGCGGCCCAGCCATTCGAGGATCTCCTCGGTATGCTCGCCCAGCAGCGGCGAGCGCTCCACCTCCACCGGCGATGCCGACATCGTGATCGGGCAGCCCAGCTGCACGTAGTTGCCGCGCTGCGGATGCTCCAGCTCGACCAGGTAGCCGCGCTGGTACAGCGACTGGTCCTCGATCAGGTCCTTCATCGACAGGATCGGGCCGCACGGCACATCGACCTCGTTGAGCGCGGCCATCACGTCGAACTTGCTGAGCTTGCCGGTCCATTTCTCGATCACGGCGAAGCAGTCGGCCAGGTGCTTGAGCCGCGCTTCCGGCGTGGCGTAGTCCGGGTTGGTGATCAGCTCCTCGCGGCCGCACAGGCGCATCAGCGGCTCCCAGCCCTGCGGCTGGATGATGACGTAGACATAGTCGTTGGGGCCGCCCGGCGCGCAGCGCAGCGCCGCGCCCGGCTGGCCGCCGCCCGAGGCATTGCCGGCGCGCGGCACGTGGTCGCCGAATTCCTGGTTGGGGTATTCGCGCAGCGGGCCGTTGTCCAGGCGCTGCTGGTCGCGCAGCTTGACGCGGCACAGGTTCAGCACCGCATCCTGCATCGCCACCTCCACCCGCTGGCCGCGGCCGGTGTGCTCCCGGTGCAGCAGCGCGGCCAGGATGCCGACCACGCAATGGATGCCGGTGCCCGAGTCGCCGATCTGCGCACCGGTCACGGTCGGCACGCCTTCGGCATCGCCGGTGGTCGAGGCCGAGCCGCCCATGCACTGCGCCACGTTTTCATACGCCTTGCAGTCGGCATACGGCCCCGGGCCGAAGCCCTTGATCGAGGCATAGACCAGCCGCGGGTTCAGGTCCTGCAGGTGCTCCCAGTCGAAGCCGGCGCGCGCCAGCACGCCGGGCCCGAAGTTCTCGATCAGCACGTCGCTGCGCTGTACCAGGTCTTCGAGCAGCGCCTT
This genomic interval from Cupriavidus oxalaticus contains the following:
- the frc gene encoding formyl-CoA transferase; translation: METKALQGVRILDMTHVQAGPSATQLMAWLGADVIKVEMPGRGDITRSQLRDVPNADSLYFTMLNSNKRSLTLNMKTPEGKALLEDLVQRSDVLIENFGPGVLARAGFDWEHLQDLNPRLVYASIKGFGPGPYADCKAYENVAQCMGGSASTTGDAEGVPTVTGAQIGDSGTGIHCVVGILAALLHREHTGRGQRVEVAMQDAVLNLCRVKLRDQQRLDNGPLREYPNQEFGDHVPRAGNASGGGQPGAALRCAPGGPNDYVYVIIQPQGWEPLMRLCGREELITNPDYATPEARLKHLADCFAVIEKWTGKLSKFDVMAALNEVDVPCGPILSMKDLIEDQSLYQRGYLVELEHPQRGNYVQLGCPITMSASPVEVERSPLLGEHTEEILEWLGRTPAQIAAMKLAGAV
- a CDS encoding Re/Si-specific NAD(P)(+) transhydrogenase subunit alpha; the protein is MPMTIGVPREVHPGERRVAATPDSVKELLKLGYQVVVETGAGQEASFSDDDYRAAGAAIVDAASLWASVDVVVKVRPPQVHPSLGVEEAALLKKHATLIGFVWPAQQMPMLERLAQRGATVLAMDCVPRISRAQKLDALSSMANMAGYRAVIEAAHAFGRPFAGQITAAGKIPPARVLVIGAGVAGLAAIGAARSLGAVVRAFDTRPVVRQQIESLGAEFLTVEIEEDGSGSGGYAKEMSPAFIEAEMRLFAEQAREVDIIITTALIPGKPAPKLLEAGTVGLMRAGSVVVDLAAEQGGNCVLTVPGDSVRRDGVTIIGYTDLPSRMAAQSSQLYATNIRHLLTELTPGKDGQLVVNMDDEMIRGATVQHQGAVTWPPPPLTVAIPQQQAPAASPPAEVEATPPRQRTGMTLAALALAAIALLALGAVAPPAFMAHFTVFVLAIFVGYQVVWNVTAALHTPLMSVTNAISGIIVVGALVQLGKPSLLTAVIAGCAVLVATINIAGGFLVTQRMLKMFQRD
- the pntB gene encoding Re/Si-specific NAD(P)(+) transhydrogenase subunit beta, with product MPSGISNIAYLGASALFILSLSGLSHPATARRGNLFGIAGMVIAVVTTVLAGTPDGVPIIIGAMLVGGIAGAVLARRVEMTQMPQLVAVLHSFVGLAAVLVGYASYLEPTTLAGAEKVIHEVETYLGILIGAVTFTGSIIAFLKLQGTMGGKPMLLPGRHVLNAGALLVCIWLGYSFLSAPDPQQGLVPLAAMTVIALLVGAHLVLAIGGADMPVVVSMLNSYSGWAAAATGFMLGNDLLIITGALVGSSGAILSYIMCKAMNRKFLSVILGGFGAVQAQGAAAEQGEVLPVSSEEVSGLLKDANEVIIVPGYGMAVAQAQGTISEIARRLRAQGVNVRFGIHPVAGRLPGHMNVLLAEARVPYDIVLEMEEINDDFEKADVVLVVGANDIVNPGALEDPASPIAGMPVLEVWKAKTVVVSKRSMAAGYAGVDNPLFYKDNTRMWFGDAKGSVDALLRQLEEAPA
- a CDS encoding fumarylacetoacetate hydrolase family protein, producing MQTWIRFRRADGGIGHGRLDGPDQNRVVEYDSDGFNHPEPTGAVHELAALALVAPCAPGKVVALWNNFHALARKLEKPVPTHPLFLIKPASSLAGPNDAVQRPKSYDGKIVYEGELGIVIGKKARNVPVSEAGDHIFGYTIVNDVTAAELITADPNFPQWTRAKGFDTFGCIGPAIVTGFDWRAASVVTRLDGVERQNYPLSDMIFSPEEQVSRISQDLTLMPGDVIAVGTSLGVGSMKDGAVVEVSIAGIGALVNHVRG